In a genomic window of Zingiber officinale cultivar Zhangliang chromosome 9B, Zo_v1.1, whole genome shotgun sequence:
- the LOC122023176 gene encoding uncharacterized protein LOC122023176, whose product MWIREHLYFNGFSKNYLNWIWHGEAAEKDRLNSSVKQEPTDNCHDDFETVNLCEAAYDNHTENPEAFMKFLEEAEKPLYKGCKRYTKLSTLVKLYNTKARHGMSDALFSYLLADFGGMLPDNHNLSSSIYEAKKTLSCLALSHEKIHACSNDCILYRKQYKDCVSCPKCGLSRWKLTKKNVEKKDSTRVVGQLRHPVDSPSWKLVDHMWPDFGSEARNIRLALAADGINPHSNLSSRYSCWPIMLATYNLPPDMYMKRKFIMLTMLISGPKQPGNDIDVYLEVLVDDLQLLWEGVDGVYDAYRREVFTLKAVLLWTINDFPAHGNLSGCTTHGYYASPICGEDTYAKHLPNGKKMSFAGHRRFLPRFHPYQRQIKEFNGMEELGEVV is encoded by the exons ATGTGGATTCGGGAGCATCTTTACTTCAATGGTTTcagtaaaaattatttgaattggattTGGCATGGTGAGGCTGCGGAGAAGGATAGATTAAATTCGAGTGTCAAACAAGAGCCAACTGATAATTGTCATGATGATTTTGAAACTGTTAATTTGTGTGAGGCAGCGTATGATAACCATACAGAAAATCCAGAAGCATTTATGAAGTTTTTGGAGGAAGCAGAGAAGCCACTGTATAAGGGATGCAAACGTTACACAAAGTTGAGTACACTTGTAAAACTATACAATACCAAAGCAAGGCATGGGAtgagtgatgctctattttcaTATCTACTAGCTGATTTTGGGGGCATGCTGCCAGATAACCACAATCTGTCATCGTCAATTTATGAAGCAAAGAAGACGTTGAGTTGTTTGGCTTTGAGTCATGAAAAGATTCATGCTTGTTCCAATGATTGCATCCTTTATAGGAAACAATATAAAGACTGCGTAAGCTGCCCAAAATGTGGCTTATCAAGATGGAAGCTAACCAAGAAAAATGTTGAGAAGAAAG ATAGCACAAGAGTTGTTGGTCAGTTACGCCATCCAGTTGATTCACCGTCATGGAAATTGGTGGATCATATGTGGCCCGACTTTGGAAGTGAGGCAAGAAATATTCGCCTGGCACTTGCAGCCGATGGAATTAATCCTCACAGCAATCTTAGTAGTCGCTACAGTTGCTGGCCAATCATGCTGGCCACATATAATTTACCTCCGGACATGTACATGAAAAGGAAATTCATCATGCTAACGATGCTCATTTCAGGGCCGAAACAGCCTGGAAACGATATCGACGTCTACCTTGAGGTTCTGGTTGATGATTTGCAACTCTTGtgggaaggagttgatggagtTTATGATGCTTATCGAAGGGAGGTTTTCACTCTTAAAGCAGTTCTTTTATGGACCATCAACGACTTTCCTGCACATGGTAACCTTAGTGGATGTACTACACATGGTTATTACGCAAGCCCAATATGTGGTGAGGATACTTATGCAAAGCACTTACCAAATGGGAAGAAAATGTCATTTGCTGGGCATAGACGATTCCTACCACGATTTCATCCATATCAGAGGCAAATAAAGGAGTTTAATGGCATGGAGGAACTTGGTGAAGtagtgtaa
- the LOC122023175 gene encoding mannose-specific lectin-like produces the protein MAVLVMLSAALFLGLFLPSSMANNVLLGDEKLFADEFLTEEGYKFIMRKSDCNLALIDPNDQQLWATNTNDDGQNCFARMQTDGNLVIFNDERNGVWESRTHGPEGKYILVLQRDGHVVIYSSPVWTIPNDEPTNRKIAMATKN, from the coding sequence ATGGCTGTCCTTGTCATGCTCTCTGCTGCTCTCTTCCTTGGCCTCTTCCTGCCTTCCTCCATGGCCAACAACGTTCTCCTTGGTGACGAGAAACTGTTTGCCGACGAATTCCTCACCGAAGAGGGGTATAAATTCATCATGCGGAAGTCCGACTGCAACCTGGCGCTGATCGATCCCAACGACCAGCAACTGTGGGCCACCAACACCAACGACGATGGCCAAAACTGCTTCGCCCGCATGCAGACCGACGGAAACCTCGTCATCTTCAACGATGAAAGAAACGGTGTTTGGGAGAGCCGCACCCACGGCCCGGAGGGCAAGTACATCCTCGTCCTGCAGCGCGACGGCCACGTCGTCATCTACAGCAGCCCTGTATGGACCATCCCCAACGATGAACCCACGAACAGGAAGATCGCCATGGCGACTAAGAATTAG